The following are encoded in a window of Amycolatopsis lexingtonensis genomic DNA:
- a CDS encoding LysR family transcriptional regulator encodes MELSLHRLRMLRELHRRGTVTAAAAALHYTASAVSQQLAQLERDVGAKLFERLGRRVQLTELGTLLTEHAEEILGSVERATLALEEAQESRTVRLTAGVWASVASGLLPTALTALAGEHPGIEVRTRELAPEDTAEAVRDGSLDLSFVIDYSDSPTTWDPGLERAVVAVERLHAAVPRGAVPSGSASLDDLAEHPWILASAKSHFGRAMRTACQRHGFAPKINHEVEEQSTAMAMVGAGLGITLVSDLGLRLLRPPGIDVVTLTTPLLRTVSIAYRRTASRLPALHLVIEAVRASAAELGLGTESALP; translated from the coding sequence ATGGAGCTTTCGTTGCACCGCTTGAGGATGCTTCGCGAGCTGCACCGCCGGGGCACCGTGACGGCGGCGGCCGCCGCGCTGCACTACACCGCTTCGGCGGTTTCGCAGCAGCTCGCGCAGCTGGAACGCGACGTGGGCGCGAAGCTGTTCGAACGGCTCGGCCGCCGCGTCCAGCTGACGGAGCTGGGCACCCTCCTGACGGAGCACGCGGAGGAGATCCTCGGCTCGGTGGAGCGCGCGACACTCGCGCTGGAGGAGGCGCAGGAGTCCCGCACGGTCCGGCTGACCGCCGGGGTGTGGGCGTCGGTGGCCTCCGGCCTGCTCCCGACGGCGCTGACCGCGCTGGCCGGCGAGCACCCCGGGATCGAGGTGCGTACCCGCGAGCTGGCGCCGGAGGACACCGCCGAAGCCGTCCGGGACGGCAGCCTCGACCTGTCGTTCGTCATCGACTACTCGGACTCGCCGACGACGTGGGACCCCGGGCTGGAGCGCGCGGTAGTGGCCGTGGAGCGGCTGCACGCCGCGGTGCCGCGAGGTGCGGTGCCCTCGGGGTCGGCGTCGCTGGACGACCTCGCCGAGCACCCGTGGATCCTGGCGAGCGCGAAGTCGCACTTCGGCCGCGCGATGCGCACCGCCTGCCAGCGGCACGGCTTCGCCCCGAAGATCAACCACGAGGTCGAAGAGCAGTCGACGGCGATGGCGATGGTGGGCGCGGGGCTGGGCATCACCCTGGTCTCGGACCTCGGCCTGCGCCTGCTGCGGCCGCCGGGGATCGACGTCGTCACGCTCACCACCCCGTTGCTCCGGACGGTGTCGATCGCCTACCGGCGGACCGCGTCCCGGCTGCCCGCGCTGCACCTGGTGATCGAGGCCGTGCGCGCGTCCGCGGCCGAATTGGGACTGGGCACCGAGTCCGCTTTGCCCTGA
- a CDS encoding Glu/Leu/Phe/Val dehydrogenase dimerization domain-containing protein, protein MTPRNAEPLMRLTWTDSITGAHGYLVVHSLVSGVATGGTRMRAGCTMTEVEDLARGMANKTATFNLPVGGAKGGIDFDPKDPRAFGVLKRFCSFLRPWLDAHWVTAEDLGVPQHLIDEVFAELGLEQSYHAAIRRSADPARTLRRVQAGLNAPVPGGLLLGDVVGGYGVAQSCLGVAAAWDWDVAETTVAIQGIGTMGGGAAWYLHEAGMKVVAVADAAGTLYDPVGLDVPALLELRDRFGEVDRSRLPAGVRSLPRDTIVGIDADIFVPAAISYALRPDNENLVKASVVVEAANAATTPEAEAALSARGVAVVPDFVANAGAAAWAWWLLLGEVGADPADSFLRLRTEMQAKVALLLAEWRMDRLPLRVTGLRLAEANRAQRTEAALAPEGEPQLLIP, encoded by the coding sequence ATGACCCCGCGCAACGCCGAACCGCTGATGCGGCTCACGTGGACCGATTCCATCACCGGCGCGCACGGCTACCTGGTCGTGCACAGCTTGGTCTCGGGCGTCGCCACCGGCGGCACCCGGATGCGGGCGGGCTGCACGATGACCGAGGTGGAGGACCTCGCCCGGGGCATGGCCAACAAGACCGCGACCTTCAACCTGCCGGTCGGCGGGGCCAAGGGCGGCATCGACTTCGACCCGAAGGACCCGCGCGCGTTCGGCGTCCTCAAGCGGTTCTGCTCGTTCCTGCGGCCGTGGCTGGACGCGCACTGGGTGACGGCGGAGGACCTCGGCGTCCCGCAGCACCTGATCGACGAGGTGTTCGCCGAGCTCGGGCTGGAGCAGTCGTACCACGCCGCGATCCGCCGTTCGGCCGACCCGGCTCGTACCCTGCGCCGGGTCCAGGCCGGCCTCAACGCACCGGTGCCCGGCGGGCTGCTGCTCGGCGACGTCGTCGGCGGCTACGGCGTGGCGCAGTCGTGCCTCGGCGTCGCGGCGGCGTGGGACTGGGACGTCGCCGAGACGACGGTGGCGATCCAGGGCATCGGCACCATGGGTGGCGGCGCGGCCTGGTACCTGCACGAAGCGGGCATGAAGGTGGTCGCGGTGGCCGACGCCGCGGGCACGCTCTACGACCCGGTCGGGCTCGACGTCCCGGCGCTGCTGGAGCTGCGCGACCGCTTCGGCGAGGTGGACCGCTCGCGGCTGCCTGCCGGGGTGCGCTCGCTCCCCCGCGACACGATCGTCGGCATCGACGCGGACATCTTCGTGCCGGCCGCGATCTCCTACGCGCTGCGCCCGGACAACGAGAACCTGGTCAAGGCTTCGGTGGTCGTCGAGGCGGCCAACGCGGCGACGACACCGGAAGCGGAGGCGGCCCTTTCCGCGCGGGGTGTCGCGGTGGTGCCGGACTTCGTGGCGAACGCGGGCGCGGCGGCGTGGGCGTGGTGGCTGCTGCTCGGCGAGGTCGGCGCCGATCCGGCGGACTCGTTCCTGCGGCTGCGCACCGAGATGCAGGCGAAGGTCGCGCTGCTGCTGGCCGAGTGGCGGATGGACCGGCTGCCGCTGCGCGTCACCGGGCTCCGGCTGGCCGAAGCCAACCGGGCCCAGCGCACCGAAGCCGCGCTCGCCCCGGAAGGCGAACCGCAGCTGCTCATCCCCTAA
- the pip gene encoding prolyl aminopeptidase, translating to MLYPEIEPYDHGRLDVGDGHEIYWETCGNPAGKPALVVHGGPGAGCSANVRRFFDPARYRIVLADQRGCGRSTPYAGDPVADLSANTTDHLVADFERLRAHLGIEKWLLFGGSWGSVLSLVYALRHTDRVSEIVLMGLATDRHIEIEMLIRGLGAYFPEGFAKFREGVPESERDGDLSAAYHRLLMDPDPAIHQKAAEGWCAWEDAMLPGVPRPDVFEDPAYRLCFARLVTHYFSNRAFLPDGEILRDAGKLAGIPAVLAQGVLDTNNLVGTPWLLHHAWPGSELVMLDDVGHTVSAASMQDVLIGATDRFASR from the coding sequence ATGCTGTACCCCGAGATCGAACCGTACGACCATGGCAGGCTCGACGTCGGCGACGGGCACGAAATCTACTGGGAGACCTGCGGGAACCCGGCCGGGAAGCCGGCGCTCGTCGTGCACGGCGGCCCCGGGGCCGGCTGCTCGGCGAACGTCCGGCGGTTCTTCGACCCGGCGCGCTACCGCATCGTCCTGGCCGACCAGCGCGGCTGCGGGCGCAGCACCCCCTACGCCGGCGATCCCGTCGCCGACCTCTCCGCCAACACCACCGACCACCTGGTGGCGGACTTCGAACGGCTTCGCGCGCACCTCGGCATCGAAAAGTGGCTGCTCTTCGGCGGTTCCTGGGGTTCGGTGCTCAGCCTGGTCTACGCGCTGCGCCACACGGACCGGGTCAGCGAGATCGTCCTGATGGGGCTGGCGACCGACCGCCACATCGAGATCGAAATGCTCATCCGCGGGCTCGGCGCGTACTTCCCGGAGGGGTTCGCGAAGTTCCGGGAAGGCGTCCCCGAGAGCGAGCGCGACGGCGACCTGTCCGCCGCCTACCACCGGCTGCTCATGGACCCGGACCCGGCGATCCACCAGAAGGCGGCCGAGGGCTGGTGCGCCTGGGAAGATGCCATGCTCCCCGGCGTGCCGCGACCCGACGTCTTCGAGGACCCGGCGTACCGGTTGTGCTTCGCCCGGCTCGTCACGCACTACTTCAGCAACCGCGCGTTCCTGCCCGACGGCGAGATCCTGCGCGACGCCGGCAAGCTCGCGGGCATCCCCGCCGTGCTGGCCCAGGGCGTGCTGGACACGAACAACCTGGTGGGCACGCCGTGGCTGCTGCACCACGCCTGGCCGGGCAGCGAGCTGGTCATGCTGGACGACGTCGGGCACACGGTGTCGGCCGCGTCGATGCAGGACGTCCTGATCGGCGCGACCGACCGCTTCGCGAGCCGTTAG
- a CDS encoding ESX secretion-associated protein EspG: MEVPVEALAALAEREQAGQLHITLRPEPIWLSDEERDEAGKRIDAALAEAGLVDVRGRVTVDFLDWLPLLVSPARECYGWVGVEGQTYGVLAAAKGLQAILAVSDGTHVGVQEIDRNRLAESLVEQLPPVGPGGGHPRTVRVADLAEAARRGQEAYPLAPAVADVVSLVQRPVSGSGELYVGRRDDVGRHTCLQQPLHYADTDWGRYLSYTTGSGDDAVIHIGPAGPRELAETLDELAQTLN; encoded by the coding sequence GTGGAAGTTCCGGTCGAGGCGTTGGCCGCGCTGGCCGAGCGCGAGCAGGCGGGTCAGCTGCACATCACCCTGCGGCCGGAGCCGATCTGGCTGTCGGACGAGGAGCGCGACGAGGCGGGCAAGCGGATCGACGCCGCGCTGGCGGAAGCCGGGCTCGTCGACGTCCGCGGCCGGGTCACCGTCGACTTCCTCGACTGGCTGCCGCTGCTGGTCAGCCCCGCGCGGGAGTGCTACGGCTGGGTCGGCGTCGAGGGGCAGACCTACGGCGTGCTCGCCGCCGCCAAGGGGCTGCAGGCGATCCTCGCGGTCTCCGACGGCACCCACGTCGGGGTGCAGGAGATCGACCGGAACCGGCTCGCCGAATCCCTCGTCGAGCAGCTGCCGCCGGTCGGGCCCGGCGGCGGGCACCCGCGCACCGTCCGGGTCGCGGACCTGGCCGAGGCCGCCCGCCGCGGCCAGGAGGCGTACCCGCTGGCCCCGGCGGTCGCCGACGTCGTCAGCCTGGTGCAGCGGCCCGTCTCGGGCAGCGGGGAGCTCTACGTCGGCCGGCGCGACGACGTCGGCCGCCACACCTGCCTGCAGCAGCCACTGCACTACGCCGACACGGACTGGGGCCGCTACCTCAGCTACACGACCGGGTCGGGCGACGACGCCGTCATCCACATCGGGCCCGCCGGCCCGCGGGAGCTGGCCGAGACGCTCGACGAGCTGGCCCAGACCCTGAACTGA
- a CDS encoding DUF3558 domain-containing protein: MFRSKLCLIAVLIVVSAGAATACTTTTGGTASPSPTDSAVTGTTSADPEVPKVAAAPLDVSKYVGDTCAIVPKDVLSSLRYTDAGEFKAQGDTVFTQAGPSCLWKLRGEGIGLSVALGTGSRDKGAGGLAGIYAGYRQKKFIRFLERAPEVEGYPAVYFDAQDERSMGSCGLGVGIADDLTFDVYAQGYQGQDDSCAAATQVASSVIKTLKGA, from the coding sequence TTGTTCCGAAGCAAACTCTGTCTGATCGCCGTCCTGATCGTCGTCTCGGCGGGAGCCGCCACGGCCTGCACCACGACGACGGGCGGTACCGCGTCTCCGTCGCCCACCGACTCGGCGGTGACGGGCACCACTTCGGCTGATCCCGAAGTGCCGAAGGTCGCCGCCGCTCCGCTCGACGTGAGCAAGTACGTCGGCGACACCTGCGCGATCGTTCCGAAGGACGTGCTGAGCTCGTTGCGGTACACCGACGCGGGGGAATTCAAGGCGCAGGGCGACACGGTCTTCACTCAGGCGGGTCCGTCCTGCCTTTGGAAGCTGCGCGGTGAAGGCATCGGCCTGTCTGTGGCACTGGGCACCGGGAGCCGCGACAAGGGCGCCGGCGGCTTGGCCGGCATCTACGCGGGCTACCGCCAGAAGAAGTTCATCAGGTTCCTCGAGCGCGCTCCGGAAGTCGAGGGCTACCCGGCCGTCTACTTCGATGCCCAAGACGAGCGCTCGATGGGTTCGTGCGGGCTAGGCGTGGGCATCGCGGACGACCTCACCTTCGACGTGTACGCGCAGGGGTACCAGGGGCAGGACGATTCCTGCGCCGCGGCCACGCAGGTGGCGTCGAGCGTCATCAAGACACTCAAGGGGGCATGA
- a CDS encoding TetR/AcrR family transcriptional regulator: protein MPRVSQDHLDARRRQILDGSRVCFARYGYEGATVRRLEEATGLSRGAIFHHFRDKESLFLALAEDDAVRMADVVAEQGLVQVMRDLLAGGDHPADWLGTRLEVSRRLRTDPEFRGRWAERSEQLTTATRLRLLRQRDAGNLRDDVDVDVLTAFLELVLEGLVSHLAMGLPAAGLGPVLDLVEETVRRHRQTTV from the coding sequence ATGCCACGCGTAAGCCAGGATCACCTCGACGCACGCCGGCGCCAGATCCTCGACGGCTCGCGCGTCTGCTTCGCGCGCTACGGCTACGAAGGTGCCACAGTCCGGCGCCTGGAGGAAGCCACCGGGCTGTCGCGCGGGGCCATCTTCCACCACTTCCGCGACAAGGAGTCGCTCTTCCTCGCCCTCGCCGAGGACGACGCCGTGCGGATGGCGGACGTCGTCGCCGAGCAGGGCCTGGTTCAGGTGATGCGCGACCTGCTCGCCGGGGGCGACCACCCGGCCGACTGGCTCGGGACGCGGCTCGAGGTGAGCCGGCGGCTGCGGACCGATCCCGAGTTCCGCGGGCGCTGGGCCGAGCGGTCCGAGCAGCTCACCACCGCCACCCGGCTGCGGCTGCTGCGCCAGCGCGACGCCGGGAACCTGCGCGACGACGTCGACGTCGACGTCCTCACCGCGTTCCTCGAGCTCGTCCTCGAGGGGCTCGTGTCCCACCTGGCCATGGGCCTGCCCGCCGCCGGCCTGGGTCCGGTGCTCGACCTCGTCGAGGAGACCGTGCGGCGCCACCGGCAGACGACGGTTTGA
- a CDS encoding hemolysin family protein, whose amino-acid sequence MMQILFAVLGVLLFVLLTVGTGLAVAAEFSLTALERSTVDANVRQVGDRRALTVQKAHRTLSFQLSGAQVAITLTTLITGYLAEPLIGELVRPLLTGVGLPAGFAAGASIVLALVLATSLSMILGEMVPKNLAIARPLPTARAVAGYHSRFSALFRWLITLMNNSANFLVRKFGVEPQEELRSARSPQELGSIVRSSAESGTLDTSTAELLDRSLRFGERTAEELMTPRVQLESLSVDDTVDDLIELSRRTGFSRFPVHAEDLDDVRGAVHVKQAFAVSAAERAAVPIGSVMRPVPTVPESLPGDDLLNRLRDSRFQLAIVVDEYGGTAGLVTLEDVVEEIIGDVRDEHDDREAPASQQVGSDSWLVSGQLRPDEVTDVTGFRMPDGDYETIAGLILERLGKIPAEGDAADVDGWRLTVTTMDKRRIAEVEVAPVRVPAEAPVAEVVS is encoded by the coding sequence ATGATGCAGATCCTCTTCGCCGTGCTCGGCGTCCTCCTCTTCGTGCTGCTGACGGTCGGCACCGGGCTCGCCGTCGCGGCCGAGTTCTCGCTGACCGCGCTGGAACGCAGCACCGTCGACGCCAACGTGCGCCAGGTCGGCGACCGCCGGGCCCTGACCGTCCAAAAGGCACACCGGACGCTGTCGTTCCAGCTCTCCGGCGCCCAGGTCGCGATCACGCTGACCACGCTGATCACCGGTTACCTGGCCGAGCCGCTGATCGGCGAGCTCGTCCGGCCGCTGCTCACCGGCGTCGGGCTCCCGGCCGGGTTCGCCGCGGGCGCGTCGATCGTGCTCGCCCTGGTCCTGGCCACCTCGCTGTCGATGATCCTCGGCGAGATGGTGCCGAAGAACCTCGCCATCGCCCGGCCGCTGCCGACCGCGCGCGCGGTCGCCGGCTACCACTCGCGGTTCTCCGCGCTGTTCCGCTGGCTCATCACGCTGATGAACAACAGCGCGAACTTCCTGGTCCGCAAGTTCGGCGTCGAACCGCAGGAAGAGCTGCGGTCCGCGCGCTCGCCGCAGGAGCTGGGCTCGATCGTGCGGTCCAGCGCCGAAAGCGGCACGCTCGACACGTCCACCGCGGAGCTGCTGGACCGCTCGCTGCGGTTCGGCGAGCGCACCGCGGAGGAGCTCATGACGCCCCGCGTGCAGCTCGAATCGCTCAGCGTCGACGACACCGTCGACGACCTCATCGAACTCTCGCGCCGCACCGGCTTCTCGCGGTTCCCGGTGCACGCCGAGGACCTCGACGACGTCCGCGGCGCCGTGCACGTCAAGCAGGCCTTCGCCGTCTCGGCCGCGGAGCGGGCCGCCGTTCCGATCGGCTCGGTGATGCGGCCGGTGCCGACCGTGCCCGAGTCCCTGCCCGGCGACGACCTGCTCAACCGCCTGCGCGACTCCCGCTTCCAGCTGGCGATCGTCGTCGACGAGTACGGCGGCACGGCCGGGCTGGTGACCCTGGAGGACGTCGTCGAGGAGATCATCGGCGACGTCCGCGACGAGCACGACGACCGCGAGGCGCCCGCGTCGCAGCAGGTCGGCAGCGACAGCTGGCTGGTGTCCGGCCAGCTGCGCCCGGACGAGGTCACCGACGTCACCGGGTTCCGGATGCCGGACGGCGACTACGAGACCATCGCCGGGCTGATCCTCGAGCGGCTGGGCAAGATCCCCGCCGAGGGTGACGCCGCGGACGTCGACGGCTGGCGGCTCACCGTCACCACCATGGACAAGCGGCGGATCGCCGAGGTCGAAGTGGCCCCGGTCCGCGTCCCCGCGGAAGCCCCGGTAGCCGAGGTGGTCTCGTGA
- a CDS encoding hemolysin family protein — translation MSDWLNIALVGVLLLANAFFVGAEFTLISSRRDRLEALLEQGKTRAKIVINASKHVSLMLAGAQLGITICSLLLGRLGEPAIAHRLSAFFDLLGLPEALLHAVSFAIALAFITVLHVLIGEMVPKNLAIAEPERLALWLVPVHVAWVKVANPFIWLLNFVANSLLRAVKVEPKDELETAYTSDELAELLSESRREGLLDQSEHRRLAQTLSSVQKTVADVLVPTAELTTLPCGPTLGDVELAVSSTGFSRFPVCTDDGRLTGYIHVKDVLDLAGQDPATIVPSGKTRQLTELRADARLDVALSAMRKEGSHLARALDTSGNAVGVVALEDLVEEYVGTVRDGTHVGA, via the coding sequence GTGAGCGACTGGCTGAACATCGCCCTCGTCGGGGTCCTGCTGCTGGCCAACGCCTTCTTCGTCGGCGCGGAGTTCACGCTGATCTCCTCGCGGCGGGACAGGCTCGAAGCACTCCTGGAGCAGGGCAAGACGCGCGCGAAGATCGTCATCAACGCGAGCAAGCACGTCTCGCTGATGCTGGCCGGCGCGCAGCTGGGCATCACCATCTGCTCGCTGCTGCTCGGCCGCCTCGGCGAGCCCGCGATCGCGCACCGGCTCTCGGCGTTCTTCGACCTGCTGGGCCTGCCCGAGGCGCTGCTGCACGCGGTCTCGTTCGCCATCGCGCTGGCGTTCATCACTGTGCTGCACGTGCTGATCGGCGAGATGGTGCCGAAGAACCTCGCCATCGCCGAGCCCGAGCGGCTCGCGCTGTGGCTGGTCCCGGTGCACGTCGCCTGGGTGAAGGTGGCCAACCCGTTCATCTGGCTGCTGAACTTCGTCGCGAACTCGCTCCTGCGCGCGGTGAAGGTCGAGCCGAAGGACGAGCTGGAGACCGCCTACACCTCCGACGAGCTGGCCGAGCTGCTCAGCGAGTCGCGCCGGGAGGGGCTGCTCGACCAGTCCGAGCACCGGCGGCTCGCGCAGACGCTGTCTTCGGTGCAGAAGACGGTCGCGGACGTGCTGGTGCCGACCGCCGAGCTGACGACGCTGCCGTGCGGGCCGACCCTCGGCGACGTCGAGCTGGCGGTGTCCTCGACCGGCTTCTCGCGGTTCCCGGTCTGCACCGACGACGGGCGCCTGACCGGCTACATCCACGTCAAGGACGTCCTCGACCTGGCCGGGCAGGACCCGGCGACGATCGTGCCGTCCGGCAAGACGCGCCAGCTCACCGAGCTGCGCGCCGACGCCCGCCTCGACGTCGCCCTTTCGGCGATGCGCAAGGAAGGCAGCCACCTGGCGCGGGCCCTCGACACCAGCGGCAACGCCGTCGGCGTCGTCGCGCTCGAGGACCTCGTGGAGGAGTACGTGGGCACGGTCCGCGACGGCACGCACGTGGGCGCATGA